The following proteins come from a genomic window of Nitrosopumilaceae archaeon AB1(1):
- a CDS encoding FAD-dependent oxidoreductase → MKKYDIGIIGGGILGVCISYWISLLYDVRVCVLEKEPEVAMHASSRNTGVIHSPFYLNPSTKKIIARCSYLSQSMWSISAQKFNLPWNKIGTLEVALDENQHRTLEKYLKWGIENGMSESNLTLLDSNEVLKKESNVSCYSALHCSTDVSVSYDIFTKTLYKLSSSLGTDFLLSSKITQIDTKNDTNIISLDNDAEIQTNFLINCAGGNSLAIAKKLGLATDYSDLHFRGEYWVAKSSYADTVKTNIYSVARNLEFPFLDPHWIKRVDGTTEIGPNAVPVSSPFAYGPFYNEVPEIIHKLGEILSGSSRKLLLNPQFLSMVSKEFKSSISKKNMVQRIAQFIPKIDPTWFEQHGTAGIRTPVISPNGKFVSGILEMSNDNSFHIINYNSPGATGAPVYSAIVVKNLQKMGYLDNLTTANNPDNVWNFESID, encoded by the coding sequence TTGAAAAAATATGATATTGGAATAATTGGTGGTGGTATACTTGGCGTTTGTATATCATACTGGATCTCTTTATTGTATGATGTACGTGTATGTGTACTTGAGAAAGAACCAGAGGTTGCAATGCATGCTAGTAGCAGAAATACTGGCGTTATTCATTCTCCATTTTATCTCAACCCTAGCACAAAAAAGATAATAGCGCGTTGCTCATATCTTTCTCAATCTATGTGGAGTATCTCTGCACAAAAATTTAATCTACCTTGGAATAAAATAGGAACTTTGGAAGTTGCCCTTGATGAAAATCAACACAGAACTCTTGAAAAATATCTAAAATGGGGAATTGAAAATGGAATGTCTGAATCTAATCTAACCTTACTTGATTCTAACGAAGTATTGAAAAAAGAATCAAACGTATCTTGTTATTCTGCCCTGCATTGTTCTACTGATGTTTCTGTATCCTATGATATTTTTACCAAAACTCTCTATAAATTATCTTCTTCTTTAGGAACAGATTTTTTACTATCTTCAAAAATCACACAAATTGATACCAAGAATGACACCAATATTATTAGTCTTGATAATGACGCTGAAATTCAAACTAATTTTCTAATAAACTGTGCTGGTGGTAATTCATTAGCAATTGCCAAAAAATTGGGTTTGGCCACTGACTACTCTGACCTTCATTTTCGAGGTGAATATTGGGTTGCTAAATCATCATATGCTGATACTGTTAAAACAAACATCTATTCTGTTGCTAGAAATCTAGAATTTCCGTTTCTTGATCCACACTGGATAAAACGTGTGGATGGAACCACTGAAATTGGTCCAAATGCTGTACCTGTGTCCTCACCGTTTGCATATGGCCCGTTTTATAATGAAGTGCCTGAAATTATTCATAAATTAGGAGAAATTCTAAGTGGTAGTTCTAGAAAATTATTACTAAACCCACAATTTCTATCAATGGTATCTAAAGAATTCAAGAGCTCTATTTCGAAAAAAAACATGGTACAACGAATAGCACAATTTATTCCAAAAATTGATCCTACATGGTTTGAACAACATGGTACAGCTGGCATCAGAACACCAGTAATATCACCTAATGGTAAATTTGTATCAGGCATACTAGAGATGAGTAATGATAATTCTTTTCACATCATTAATTACAACTCTCCTGGAGCTACAGGGGCACCTGTATATTCTGCAATTGTTGTTAAAAATTTACAAAAAATGGGCTACCTTGATAATTTAACTACTGCGAATAATCCTGACAACGTGTGGAATTTTGAATCAATAGATTAA
- a CDS encoding 2-oxoacid:ferredoxin oxidoreductase subunit alpha: MDISWLVGGPQGSGVESAASIFSRLYAKVGFNIFGKREFYSNIKGMHSYFTIRISDDTIRSNTNDIDIMVAFDAETIFRHAHEIAKNGILIYNADVADTKISDTNMNDEYSDRLQKHLASENLTPDISGIMNLAKQNGVLIHSVSFKELLSDLSTKLNNPRLSGMVRMYNVIAVSLSYGLLKGNLDLLVESIEQIFSSKPKVAQLNIDVAKHTFEKIQQQQIPFNIAIPKVDPPIHTMLLQGHYGTSIGKIISGCRFQSYYPITPASDESSFLESHNQFDVVDSRPGCTVVVQTEDEISALGMAIGSALTGTRSSTCTSGPGFSLMAEMLGWAGINEVPIVVTLYQRSGPSTGLPTRHGQDDLLFAIYAGHGEFLRIVYASGDIEESFYDTCKCFNMSDIYQVPVIHMMDKFLASTVATCPRFDTDSVQIDRGKLLERGVENYKRFALTPDGISPRSKLGLEDGIFWNTGDESDQTGHVTEDPVLRDTMMDKRLFKSKYILDTLTDDDKAISFGVSQYTIISWGSCKGPILDAIQMLKRDGIDVGFVQVKLLQPFPADLIRRLLDLAEIVIDVEANHTAQLGQLLQTHTGRNPDNYILKYSGRVMTCTELYHTVKKITQGLAKKREVLTYGV, encoded by the coding sequence ATGGACATCTCTTGGTTAGTTGGTGGTCCTCAGGGCAGTGGAGTAGAGTCTGCAGCTAGTATATTTTCACGATTATACGCAAAGGTCGGTTTCAACATATTTGGGAAAAGAGAATTTTATTCTAATATCAAAGGCATGCATAGCTACTTTACAATACGAATCTCTGATGATACTATTCGTTCTAATACTAATGATATCGATATCATGGTTGCCTTTGATGCAGAAACTATATTCAGACATGCACATGAAATTGCTAAAAATGGTATATTAATTTATAACGCTGATGTTGCAGATACTAAAATTTCTGATACCAACATGAATGATGAATACTCTGATAGGCTACAAAAACATCTTGCATCTGAAAATTTAACACCTGACATATCTGGAATAATGAATCTGGCAAAACAAAATGGTGTATTGATACATTCTGTATCATTCAAAGAATTATTATCTGATTTATCTACAAAATTGAATAATCCTAGACTTTCTGGTATGGTTCGTATGTATAATGTAATTGCCGTATCTCTTTCATACGGATTGCTAAAAGGTAATTTGGATTTACTCGTTGAATCTATTGAACAAATATTTTCCAGCAAACCTAAAGTAGCACAACTTAACATAGATGTAGCAAAACATACTTTTGAAAAAATCCAACAACAACAAATTCCATTTAATATTGCTATTCCTAAAGTTGATCCTCCTATACATACAATGTTACTTCAAGGTCATTATGGGACTTCTATTGGTAAAATAATATCTGGCTGTAGATTTCAATCTTATTATCCAATAACGCCTGCATCTGATGAAAGTTCATTTCTCGAATCTCATAATCAATTTGATGTTGTAGATAGTCGTCCTGGATGTACAGTTGTGGTGCAGACTGAGGATGAGATATCTGCCCTTGGTATGGCAATTGGTAGTGCATTGACTGGGACACGCTCCTCCACTTGTACCTCTGGTCCAGGATTCTCCCTGATGGCCGAGATGTTGGGTTGGGCAGGAATAAACGAAGTGCCTATTGTGGTGACTCTGTATCAGAGAAGCGGCCCCTCTACCGGACTTCCAACTAGACATGGTCAAGATGATCTCTTGTTTGCAATATATGCCGGACACGGAGAGTTTTTACGAATTGTATATGCTTCTGGTGATATTGAAGAGAGCTTTTATGATACATGCAAATGTTTCAACATGTCTGACATCTATCAAGTTCCAGTTATACATATGATGGACAAATTTCTTGCCAGTACTGTTGCAACTTGTCCTCGGTTTGATACAGATTCTGTACAGATTGATCGTGGAAAGTTGTTAGAGAGAGGAGTAGAAAATTATAAAAGATTTGCGTTAACTCCTGATGGAATATCACCTAGATCTAAATTGGGTCTTGAAGATGGTATATTTTGGAACACTGGGGATGAATCTGATCAAACAGGTCATGTCACAGAGGATCCTGTATTGCGTGACACTATGATGGACAAACGATTATTCAAAAGTAAATATATTCTAGACACTCTTACAGATGATGATAAAGCAATATCTTTTGGAGTATCACAGTATACCATAATAAGTTGGGGTTCTTGTAAAGGTCCAATTTTAGATGCAATACAGATGTTAAAACGTGATGGTATCGATGTTGGATTTGTTCAGGTGAAATTACTGCAACCATTCCCTGCAGATTTAATACGACGTCTACTTGATTTAGCAGAAATTGTCATAGATGTAGAGGCAAATCATACTGCACAATTGGGACAATTACTACAAACACACACGGGGCGTAATCCGGATAATTACATCTTGAAATACTCTGGTCGAGTGATGACTTGTACTGAATTGTATCATACCGTAAAGAAAATAACACAGGGTTTGGCAAAAAAACGTGAGGTATTAACATATGGCGTCTAG
- a CDS encoding 2-oxoacid:ferredoxin oxidoreductase subunit beta, producing MASSISDFKTNVHNDWCPGCGDFGIVNAIQMALYEMNIPRHMSAIFSGIGCSGKTVHQINVNGIHTLHGRVLTFAQGAKLANPALTVLAVGGDGDGLGIGAGHFVAAGRKNVDMTYIIFDNGVYGLTKGQASPTLKLGEKTKSLVSPNVNYHVNPIGLALTSGFTFVGRGYSYDVKHLKKLIIQAVQHKGLAFLDVLQPCPTYNDINTRDWYAGITQDAQERHSKIYKLDDESNFDPVVHYSSIDEINSKINQAMGKSLEWYDKIPIGVFYKNELVTPFGWRITDTIPNYKENPPANQKISKSKKPLTKINHILDSFEI from the coding sequence ATGGCGTCTAGCATATCTGATTTTAAAACTAATGTGCATAATGATTGGTGTCCGGGCTGTGGTGACTTTGGAATCGTGAACGCAATTCAAATGGCACTATATGAGATGAACATACCACGACACATGTCGGCAATATTTTCAGGAATTGGATGTTCAGGTAAGACAGTACACCAGATAAATGTAAATGGTATTCATACGTTACATGGTAGAGTATTAACATTTGCTCAAGGTGCAAAACTTGCAAATCCTGCTCTTACAGTTTTAGCCGTTGGTGGTGACGGTGACGGTCTTGGCATCGGTGCTGGACATTTTGTTGCAGCTGGGAGGAAAAATGTAGACATGACATACATCATATTTGATAATGGTGTGTATGGCTTAACTAAAGGCCAGGCATCACCTACTTTAAAACTTGGTGAAAAGACAAAGTCACTTGTATCACCCAACGTAAATTATCATGTAAATCCTATAGGGTTGGCACTTACTAGTGGATTTACATTTGTTGGTCGTGGGTATTCGTATGATGTTAAACACCTGAAGAAATTAATCATTCAGGCCGTTCAACACAAGGGCCTTGCATTTCTAGATGTCCTGCAACCATGTCCTACGTATAATGATATCAATACACGTGATTGGTATGCAGGTATTACTCAAGATGCACAAGAGAGACATTCAAAAATTTACAAATTAGATGATGAATCAAATTTTGATCCTGTTGTGCACTATAGTTCTATTGATGAAATCAATTCCAAAATTAATCAGGCCATGGGAAAATCATTAGAGTGGTATGACAAAATACCAATTGGCGTATTTTATAAAAATGAACTAGTTACCCCGTTTGGGTGGCGAATAACTGATACTATTCCAAATTATAAAGAAAACCCACCTGCTAATCAAAAAATATCTAAATCCAAAAAACCTTTGACAAAAATCAATCACATACTAGATTCATTTGAAATTTAA
- a CDS encoding DEAD/DEAH box helicase produces the protein MKGFGTLEYVKDKYSKTWSWKITGSKAVDVVSRLVSESWYGDNTDEAIVPDSTKNIQQIQWITERYPLQIISKTAWNKKTVKIIQSKPVKAKTEKLKRVKPGKQFKGKLLNFQKEGLDFLIKSSGNALSADEMGLGKTVQTLAYLSKEEHAFPVVVIAPLVTLSNWQYEIEKFLKKRGLRGKLVDNKTPSSMIIRKGKAEDLKPHDIYIINYELLHKRKGDLAKRNIKTIVCDEVQNLRSKSTKKYAGVKDFAALESVQHRIGLSGTPIYNRGSEIWPIVDILRPGLLGNFEEFCEYFCYVNEKGKTMVLENKRDLLRNELEKHVMLRRRKSDVLKELKEKVRYKEIVESDDDYYFTQLSKVWKKLEEEQKAAETEFDRASSYQRAMQSERLIAGMAKVPFVTNFVKNMMEIDESIVVFCHHRAIHKILHEKLAEFEPSSIIGGQTDNERNEGIKRFQEGKTRLMIAGLRAGNVGINLNNAKYVIFAELDWSPAIHLQAEDRLHRIGQKSTVFAYYLIGKDTMDDHVAKILIDKGYEIGALLDDGGFDEHKDKAKEILTEIQARLVALEKRKKE, from the coding sequence ATGAAAGGATTTGGAACTTTAGAATACGTGAAAGACAAATACTCTAAGACATGGAGTTGGAAAATTACGGGCTCCAAAGCTGTAGATGTTGTATCAAGATTGGTATCAGAGTCATGGTATGGGGACAACACAGATGAGGCAATAGTTCCAGATAGCACTAAAAATATCCAACAGATTCAATGGATAACAGAAAGATATCCACTTCAAATCATATCAAAGACAGCTTGGAATAAAAAAACTGTCAAGATCATACAATCAAAACCAGTAAAGGCAAAGACTGAAAAATTAAAAAGAGTAAAACCAGGAAAACAATTCAAAGGTAAATTACTCAATTTCCAAAAAGAAGGTTTGGATTTTTTAATAAAATCATCTGGTAATGCACTATCAGCTGATGAAATGGGTTTGGGTAAAACAGTACAAACACTTGCATACCTATCCAAAGAAGAACACGCATTTCCGGTAGTAGTTATCGCTCCACTAGTTACACTAAGTAATTGGCAATACGAAATCGAGAAATTTTTGAAAAAAAGAGGATTACGAGGTAAACTAGTAGATAATAAAACACCTTCATCAATGATAATTCGTAAAGGTAAAGCAGAAGATCTAAAGCCGCATGATATCTACATAATTAATTATGAATTATTACACAAGAGAAAAGGCGATCTTGCAAAAAGAAACATAAAGACAATAGTGTGTGATGAAGTTCAAAACTTGCGTTCAAAATCCACAAAAAAATATGCAGGTGTTAAAGATTTTGCTGCGTTAGAATCTGTACAACACAGAATTGGTCTATCCGGTACACCAATTTACAACAGAGGATCAGAGATTTGGCCAATTGTGGATATACTACGTCCAGGACTGTTGGGCAATTTTGAAGAATTTTGTGAATATTTCTGTTATGTGAATGAAAAGGGTAAAACCATGGTATTAGAGAATAAACGAGATCTATTACGAAATGAATTAGAAAAGCATGTGATGCTCAGACGCAGAAAATCAGATGTATTGAAGGAATTGAAAGAAAAAGTACGCTATAAAGAAATTGTAGAGTCAGATGATGACTATTATTTCACACAACTCTCAAAGGTTTGGAAAAAACTAGAAGAGGAGCAGAAAGCCGCAGAGACAGAATTCGACAGAGCTTCATCATATCAAAGAGCCATGCAGAGTGAACGTCTCATAGCTGGAATGGCAAAGGTGCCATTTGTAACAAACTTTGTGAAAAATATGATGGAAATTGATGAAAGTATTGTTGTGTTTTGTCATCATCGAGCCATACATAAAATTTTACATGAAAAACTAGCAGAGTTTGAGCCATCATCAATTATTGGAGGTCAAACAGATAATGAACGTAATGAAGGAATAAAACGATTCCAAGAAGGAAAAACACGTCTTATGATTGCAGGACTCAGGGCAGGCAATGTTGGTATTAATTTGAATAATGCAAAATATGTAATATTTGCAGAGTTGGACTGGAGTCCGGCGATACATCTTCAGGCAGAAGATAGATTACATCGTATAGGACAAAAGAGTACAGTCTTTGCATATTATTTGATTGGCAAAGACACCATGGATGATCATGTAGCAAAAATTCTAATAGACAAGGGATATGAAATTGGTGCTTTGTTGGACGATGGTGGATTTGATGAGCATAAAGATAAAGCCAAAGAAATACTAACGGAGATCCAAGCGCGATTAGTTGCTCTAGAGAAAAGAAAGAAAGAATAA
- a CDS encoding DnaJ domain-containing protein, which yields MRQFSRIQFPIIILLITVGVILGVSSIVSAQESTDNTITLSQNDSIILFGVSTIVVVGIFIYLARDTIFRKKTNYDYADVVSKQNRDQEKYHSDWSEDYKELGENTAKKEKTKKNIQMNINYYDTLGLDRNATQKEIKEKYRKLAKQSHPDKNKDEESEKIMSEINEAYEILSDAKTKKIYDSMNES from the coding sequence ATGAGACAGTTTAGTCGGATACAATTTCCAATAATTATTTTATTAATCACAGTTGGAGTCATACTTGGTGTATCATCTATAGTATCTGCACAAGAGAGTACAGATAATACAATCACATTATCACAAAATGATTCTATTATTTTGTTTGGGGTATCAACAATAGTAGTTGTAGGAATTTTCATATATTTGGCAAGAGATACAATTTTCAGAAAAAAAACCAATTATGATTATGCAGATGTGGTTTCTAAACAAAACCGAGATCAAGAAAAATATCATTCAGATTGGTCAGAGGATTATAAAGAGTTGGGTGAGAACACAGCAAAGAAAGAAAAGACGAAAAAAAATATACAGATGAATATTAATTATTATGATACACTTGGATTAGATAGAAATGCTACACAAAAAGAGATTAAAGAAAAATATAGAAAATTAGCAAAACAATCACATCCAGATAAAAATAAAGATGAAGAATCAGAAAAAATAATGTCAGAGATTAACGAGGCGTATGAAATTTTGTCAGATGCAAAGACAAAGAAAATATATGATTCTATGAATGAAAGTTAG
- a CDS encoding HNH endonuclease signature motif containing protein, which produces MNDEQELRKTFVSILSRGRKANTYKFALARCILDHIQRTHSDTIQEKISSQDSINISYDDLAENFLKYYWHQECKYRIVQNFDPKKIPRVISIIREVFGNEYQSGTLGDLKKDPKNNNKLKLAKDKIRDEVFIKSPEVVPRFQNIMQGGIGIQKELFYINNPEKKQIELKFSALDFLNKNQMFLINTITLEWAKFLEKTNTLPRLIAKIDTSEKKRTGLRKYIKIFKDFDHCFYCKDMISGFQKHVDHFIPWSYIFEDDAWNLVISCQKCNCKKRDSLPNKEYLEKLIERNYSYKKQIQKLKESLIRIDTHKGWEKEIKNHYSSCKEYGFTQIPLP; this is translated from the coding sequence ATGAATGATGAACAAGAGCTCAGAAAGACGTTTGTGTCAATATTAAGCAGGGGGCGTAAGGCAAATACCTACAAATTCGCTCTTGCACGTTGCATATTGGATCATATTCAAAGAACACATTCAGACACCATTCAGGAGAAAATTAGCAGTCAAGATAGCATAAATATATCATATGATGATTTAGCCGAAAATTTTTTAAAATATTATTGGCATCAAGAATGCAAATATAGAATAGTTCAGAATTTTGATCCAAAGAAGATTCCAAGAGTGATTAGTATAATAAGAGAGGTATTCGGTAATGAGTACCAATCAGGAACACTTGGTGATTTGAAAAAAGATCCAAAAAATAATAATAAATTAAAATTAGCAAAAGATAAAATTCGTGACGAAGTATTTATAAAATCACCAGAGGTGGTTCCACGTTTTCAAAATATTATGCAAGGAGGCATAGGAATACAAAAAGAGTTATTTTATATCAATAATCCTGAAAAAAAACAGATAGAATTAAAATTTTCAGCTCTTGATTTTTTAAATAAAAATCAAATGTTTTTAATAAATACAATTACATTAGAATGGGCAAAATTTTTAGAGAAAACAAATACACTGCCAAGATTAATTGCCAAGATTGATACATCGGAGAAGAAACGTACCGGATTACGTAAATATATTAAAATTTTCAAAGATTTTGATCATTGTTTTTACTGTAAAGATATGATTAGTGGTTTTCAAAAACATGTTGATCATTTTATACCATGGTCATACATATTTGAAGATGATGCATGGAATTTAGTCATATCCTGCCAGAAATGTAACTGTAAAAAGAGAGACTCATTACCAAATAAAGAGTATCTAGAGAAATTAATTGAGCGTAATTATTCATATAAAAAACAAATTCAAAAATTGAAAGAATCACTAATTAGAATAGACACACACAAGGGCTGGGAGAAGGAAATTAAGAATCATTATTCTAGTTGCAAAGAATATGGATTTACACAGATTCCTTTACCATAA
- the ppdK gene encoding pyruvate, phosphate dikinase, whose product MKKIYFFDEGKGISRKLLGGKGHGLCEMTRLHLPVPPGFVITTNVCKEYYTNNRKLPKDLTVQIKKNISKIEKLTGKQWGHGSNPLLVSVRSGVAISMPGMMDTILNLGLNDTSVNNLAKKTNNARFAWDSYRRFIQLFGKVVFSVKDEHFDKILNAAKRSQSVASDGDLNVKSLKNVVSSYKKICKKYSGVAFPMDPYKQLDLAIKAVFSSWMGERAIVYRTKNNITLDIADGTAVNVVAMVFGNMGPTSSTGVVFTRNPADGSNKLFGEYLVNAQGEDVVAGVRTPKPIHKMKSEMPSLYKKLTTLCSRLEKHYREPQDVEFTIEDGNFYLLQTRSAKMNALGMIKTSTDMVKEGLIDKKQSILRLNAEQIEQLLHRTLDSTDAKKHVQITRGIAASPGAATGKVVFDVKRAMTLGDSGTSVILVRQETKPEDVPAFFSSVGILTSQGGKTSHAAVVARGMGKSCIVGCSNLQIDYASKKFRVGKIIISEGDVITIDGSSGIVYKGAVDTVEPKMTKDFTTILNWARNYKRLGVRANADTPLAASTAKKYGAEGIGLCRTERMFNAKDRIGLFVDMIMAKTDSERKIILDKLGRLQKSDFIKIFTTMAGHKVTIRLLDPPLHEFLPNPEDLANRVRLLKKKRSSKLKKTEEMLARARDLSEINPMMGHRGVRVGITYPEIYTMQIKAVLDAAAYLNKRKINAKPQIMVPQVSSFEELQSIKDIFNELKADIEKRQKIKLAINFGTMLEVVRACLISSDLVTISEFFSFGTNDLTQAVFSFSREDVEAKFIPEYIEKNLLETNPFQSIDTHGMGSLMSLGVAGGRKIKPNLEVGLCGEHGGDPKSIEFCHNLKISYVSASPHRIPIAIIAAAQSALLNNKRR is encoded by the coding sequence ATGAAAAAGATTTATTTTTTTGATGAAGGTAAGGGGATCTCTCGTAAACTTTTGGGTGGTAAGGGACATGGTCTTTGTGAAATGACTAGATTACACCTTCCTGTGCCTCCAGGTTTTGTCATTACCACTAACGTATGTAAAGAATATTATACAAATAATAGAAAACTTCCAAAAGATCTAACTGTACAAATTAAAAAAAATATATCTAAAATTGAAAAATTAACTGGAAAACAATGGGGGCATGGCTCCAATCCGCTACTTGTATCTGTACGCTCTGGAGTTGCAATTTCAATGCCTGGTATGATGGACACTATATTGAATTTAGGATTAAATGATACTAGTGTAAATAATCTTGCTAAAAAAACAAACAACGCACGATTTGCATGGGATTCTTATCGTAGATTCATACAACTTTTTGGCAAAGTTGTATTTAGTGTTAAAGATGAACACTTTGATAAAATTTTAAATGCTGCAAAACGTTCACAATCTGTCGCATCTGATGGCGACTTGAATGTCAAATCATTAAAGAATGTTGTATCTTCGTATAAGAAAATTTGTAAAAAATATTCTGGAGTTGCATTCCCAATGGATCCTTACAAACAATTAGATCTTGCAATCAAAGCTGTATTTAGTAGTTGGATGGGGGAGCGTGCAATCGTTTATCGTACAAAAAATAATATTACTTTGGACATTGCTGATGGCACTGCTGTTAATGTCGTGGCTATGGTATTCGGAAATATGGGTCCTACTAGTTCCACAGGGGTGGTTTTTACTAGAAATCCTGCAGATGGCTCAAACAAACTATTCGGTGAATATCTTGTAAATGCACAGGGCGAAGATGTTGTCGCCGGTGTCCGAACCCCAAAACCAATTCATAAAATGAAGTCTGAAATGCCATCTCTTTACAAAAAATTAACAACATTGTGCTCTAGACTTGAAAAACATTATCGCGAACCTCAAGATGTAGAATTTACCATTGAAGATGGTAATTTTTACTTGTTACAAACACGTTCTGCTAAAATGAATGCGTTGGGAATGATAAAAACCTCTACTGATATGGTCAAAGAGGGTCTGATTGATAAAAAACAATCTATTTTGCGTCTTAATGCTGAACAAATTGAGCAACTCTTGCACAGAACTTTGGATTCTACTGATGCTAAAAAACATGTTCAAATAACTCGTGGTATAGCAGCATCTCCTGGTGCAGCTACTGGTAAAGTAGTCTTTGATGTTAAACGTGCTATGACTTTGGGTGATTCTGGAACTAGCGTGATTCTTGTTCGACAAGAAACAAAACCTGAGGATGTACCTGCATTCTTTTCCTCTGTTGGTATTTTGACTAGTCAAGGTGGTAAAACATCACATGCTGCTGTAGTTGCAAGAGGTATGGGCAAGTCTTGCATTGTGGGTTGCTCAAACCTGCAGATCGATTACGCATCTAAAAAATTCAGAGTAGGTAAGATTATCATATCTGAAGGTGATGTAATTACTATTGATGGTAGTTCTGGCATAGTCTACAAGGGAGCAGTTGACACCGTTGAGCCTAAAATGACTAAAGATTTCACCACTATACTGAATTGGGCACGTAACTACAAGCGTCTTGGCGTACGTGCAAACGCTGATACTCCTCTTGCTGCATCTACTGCCAAAAAGTATGGTGCTGAAGGTATCGGATTGTGTCGAACAGAAAGAATGTTCAACGCCAAAGATAGAATTGGTTTGTTTGTTGACATGATTATGGCCAAAACAGATTCAGAACGTAAAATAATATTGGATAAACTTGGCCGACTCCAAAAAAGCGATTTTATTAAAATATTTACCACGATGGCCGGACACAAAGTTACAATTCGTTTATTGGATCCACCTCTACATGAATTTCTTCCAAACCCTGAAGATCTTGCTAATCGTGTACGTTTACTGAAGAAAAAACGCTCTAGTAAACTAAAGAAAACCGAAGAAATGCTTGCCCGTGCACGTGATCTATCTGAAATTAATCCAATGATGGGACATCGTGGAGTTCGAGTGGGAATTACATATCCTGAAATTTATACGATGCAGATAAAAGCAGTACTTGATGCTGCAGCATACTTGAATAAACGTAAAATAAACGCTAAACCACAAATTATGGTCCCGCAAGTAAGTAGTTTTGAAGAATTACAAAGTATCAAAGATATATTTAATGAACTGAAAGCAGATATAGAAAAACGTCAAAAGATCAAACTTGCGATAAACTTTGGAACTATGCTTGAGGTAGTTAGAGCATGTCTGATATCCAGTGATCTTGTAACTATATCTGAATTTTTCAGTTTTGGAACAAATGATCTTACTCAAGCTGTATTTAGCTTTAGCAGAGAAGATGTTGAAGCTAAATTTATTCCTGAATATATAGAGAAGAATCTGTTAGAGACTAACCCATTTCAATCCATAGATACTCATGGTATGGGATCATTAATGTCACTTGGCGTTGCAGGTGGTAGAAAAATAAAACCTAATCTTGAGGTTGGTCTGTGTGGGGAACACGGCGGTGATCCTAAATCTATTGAATTTTGTCATAATCTGAAAATCAGTTATGTCAGCGCATCTCCTCATAGAATTCCTATTGCAATAATTGCCGCAGCTCAGTCTGCTCTACTGAATAATAAGCGTCGTTAA
- a CDS encoding TIGR00725 family protein, translating to MNNKKRQILVIGNNENASTPEMEALAYDTGKEIAKSNSVLITGGLGGVMKSASKGAHDSGGLVVGIIPQNDPSFANEFCDIVIPTGIGLSRDYINSLSGDGIIIIGGGAGTLSEMCAGYMFDRPMVSLRDSGGVAAEYADRYIDSRKKNKIIAVDTPKDAVSTIIDLITT from the coding sequence TTGAATAACAAAAAACGACAAATTCTTGTGATTGGAAATAATGAAAATGCATCTACCCCTGAGATGGAGGCATTGGCATATGATACTGGCAAAGAAATCGCAAAATCTAATTCTGTATTAATTACTGGTGGTCTAGGTGGTGTGATGAAATCTGCTTCAAAGGGTGCACACGATTCAGGTGGTCTAGTTGTGGGTATCATACCACAAAATGATCCTTCGTTCGCAAACGAATTTTGTGATATAGTGATACCCACTGGAATTGGACTATCTAGAGATTATATTAACAGTCTCTCTGGTGATGGAATTATAATAATTGGTGGTGGTGCAGGTACATTATCTGAGATGTGTGCTGGATACATGTTTGATAGACCAATGGTGTCTTTGAGAGACTCTGGTGGTGTTGCCGCAGAATATGCTGACAGATATATTGATAGTAGAAAAAAGAATAAAATTATTGCTGTTGATACTCCGAAAGATGCTGTATCTACTATAATTGATTTAATTACCACTTAA